The following is a genomic window from Saccopteryx bilineata isolate mSacBil1 chromosome 4, mSacBil1_pri_phased_curated, whole genome shotgun sequence.
ATTCAATCATTTTAAACAAGGAAGAGAAATCAGGAGGGTGCCTAAATGACTTCAGTGTTTCAAGCAAGTATCCCCACACTCCCTTGACTGAAGATGGCCCCAGGTGGAGGTGGTCCTTttagcaggaagaggaagaggcagcACCGATGCATAAGCCATGCCTCTTGGTCTGCCAACATTCAGCGGTAGGCCTTGTTGAACTCCTGGAGTGCCCAGCGCTTGTTCTCAGTTGCCTGCTTGAGTTGGGTGTACTCTTTTACCAGCCTGTCAAATTCCTCCCCAAGGACCTCATAAGTGTTTAGGACCTGTCGGGACTTCTCCATGTCCTGTTCTTGTAGGCAAATGGCCCTCTCCAAACGGTCCCTAAGAACCCGGACACAGAAGATGCAATATAAGGATCTGGCTCCTCAGAAAGCACACAAGAATGGGAACATGTTAAAATGAATGagtctagagcaggagtccccaaactatgcccACGGGCCGCacgcgaccccctgaggccatttatccaacccccgccacacttccggaaggggcacctctttcattggtggtcagtgagaggagcactgtatgtggcagccctccaacggtctgagggacagtgaactggccccctgtgtaaaaattttggggacccctggtctagacagtATGGGAACCAGCTCTGAATAGCTGCACCAAGCTCTCACCTAATGAGACGATGAACTTCCACTTTCTCAGTAGTGTAAGTGTCGGACAGAATCTTTAGCTCTTCCATCCTGACAGAggaaagatagaaatgtgaagctGAGGATCCCCAACAGGAACACAGTTAAGAACAAGACACAGTACCTGCCCATAATCAAAGCTGTGGGGCAAGCAGTGACAGGATGAATAAAGTCACTCTGAATTCCTGAGCAATTTATTTCAGTCAAGCACCTAtttcataaagatttaaaattaaaaaatcaagaatgttGAAAGCTTTGGAGTAATCTTTTTTTTGGTAgtttatgtaaaaatttatttgaccaaaatGTAGAAAAAGTGATACTATTACATATGATACAGTTGCAAGAATCTAAATGAAAAGTGTGGGTTTTATTTAATTGTACAATTTGCTAGTGTATCTCCTGGGTAGTGAGATGCCTAATAAATTAGGAATGAGGGGCAGAGGAGTTGGGTAAGCTAGAAGCAGGGTGGTTTTTAGTCAACAATAAACCtgagttgccccccccccccactgctggGGAATATGGAATGTTTCAGCTGAGAAGTTAACCAAGAGCTTTGGGGTAATCTGAAGGCTAATACTGCTGTGTGACATTTACTGGAtccctacaccagtggtccccaacccccaggctgcagaccggtactggcccgtgggccatttggtaccggtccgcagagaaagaataaataacttacgttatttccgttttatttatatttaagtctgaacgatgttttattttttttaaatgaccagattccctctgttacatctaagactcactcttgacgtcggtcacgtgatacatttatcagtcccaccctaaaggccggtctgtgaaaatattttctgacattaaaccagtccgtggcccaaaaaaggttggggaccactgccctacaagACGTTAGGCATgttacagaggaaagagagaggaaagcaaggTTGGCAGAGGATGGTGTGTCCCTCAGACGCACAGGAGTCATAGCTCACCTCAGCTTAAGGACCATGGCACTGCACTTGATCTCCAGGTACTGGGAATTGACGTGGTCTAGCTCAGACTGAGTTTTTAGCCGGTGTTCCTGAAGAAGTCTCTGCAGTAAGGTGAGGCAGCGGAGAAGTACCTGAGCCCCCAAGAAGCAGGAGAAAGAGGGTgaagaaaagatggagaaaaaaaggCAGGTCAGATATACTTGGCTTCCCCAAAAGTACCAATGGGGCCAAGGTAAAAGAGATGAGGTTAGCCTAGTGCTCTGACAAACCTGGGAGTAGGCGGCACTCTTCTTTTCCAGCAAAACCATCTGCTCCTTCTGCTGGCTCCTGGAGACCTGACACTGCTGCTTCTCACTCACCAGGGTCTCTGCCAGTTTCCATACCTTTGCTGCCTTCAGGGCCTCACGGTCTGAATCTGGGCAAAGAGACAGAGGACTGGACAGGAAAATCCTACTTTTTGTGGcccttttaaagtcatttttcagTGCCTCTATCTTACATCCAGCCCTAGAAATTATCTTCTTCCAGGTTTTCTTCTGATGTCCTGTTAAAAATGGCCCACTCTCAATTATGTTCTTTTTTACTCTTATCTTTAATTCCagatttttctcctcccttttttttttttttttaaattttatttttatttatttattttttacagagtcagagagagggatagatagggacagacagacaggaacggagagagatgagaagcatcaatcatcagtttttcgttgtgacaccttagttgttcattaattgctttctcatatgtgccttgaccatgggccttcagcagactgagtaaccccttgctcgagccagcgaccttgggtctaagctggcgagctttttttgctcaagccagatgagcctgtgctcaagctggcaacctcggggtctcgaacctgagtccttccacatcccagtctgacactctatctactgcgccaccgcctggtcaggctcctcctttttttttttaagcgagagagagatagagacaggaagggagagatgaggagcat
Proteins encoded in this region:
- the HAUS4 gene encoding HAUS augmin-like complex subunit 4 isoform X2, whose translation is MKDKLKKLCSKQLPPCNLNEEDLLQNPHFSKLLLSLSQHVDKSGLSLFLAKELAQAWKEVRLYKTTWLRSEILQRVIQELLGDYYVKIQDTDLTSEDKKFHETLERRLLVTELTQLLAHNQEREMPPLLGLEKVDLLELMPPSEDFVWMRGRLHLEVEEQLKKKCFTLLCYHDPSLDSDREALKAAKVWKLAETLVSEKQQCQVSRSQQKEQMVLLEKKSAAYSQVLLRCLTLLQRLLQEHRLKTQSELDHVNSQYLEIKCSAMVLKLRMEELKILSDTYTTEKVEVHRLIRDRLERAICLQEQDMEKSRQVLNTYEVLGEEFDRLVKEYTQLKQATENKRWALQEFNKAYR